One stretch of Streptomyces sp. MMBL 11-1 DNA includes these proteins:
- a CDS encoding amidohydrolase family protein encodes MEPESDDVVRFWERLGLPGIIDVHTHFMPEQVLRKVWAYFDAAGPLTGLEWPITYRYEEERRLELLRSFGVRRFTSMLYPHKPGMARWLNGWAADFAARTPDCLHTATLFPEAGVEVYVKEAVEAGARVFKSHLQVGAYDANDPLLEPVWGLLAEAGIPVVTHCGSGPAPGAYTGPGPIGRLLARHPRLRLVVAHLGMPEYAEFLALAEAYPEVRLDTTMAFTDFSEGHSPFPAAERGRLADLGDRVLLGTDFPNIPYPYVHQLHALERLGLGDEWLRAVCYGNAAALFPARA; translated from the coding sequence GTGGAGCCGGAGAGCGATGACGTGGTGCGGTTCTGGGAGCGGCTCGGGCTGCCCGGGATCATCGACGTGCACACCCATTTCATGCCGGAGCAGGTCCTGCGCAAGGTATGGGCCTACTTCGACGCCGCCGGCCCGCTCACCGGCCTGGAGTGGCCGATCACCTACCGGTACGAGGAGGAGCGGCGGCTGGAGCTGCTGCGGTCGTTCGGGGTGCGGCGCTTCACCTCCATGCTCTACCCGCACAAGCCCGGCATGGCCCGCTGGCTGAACGGCTGGGCCGCCGACTTCGCCGCCCGGACCCCCGACTGTCTGCACACCGCGACCCTCTTCCCGGAGGCCGGCGTGGAGGTGTATGTGAAGGAGGCCGTCGAAGCGGGGGCGAGGGTCTTCAAGTCGCACCTCCAGGTCGGCGCCTACGACGCCAACGACCCGCTGCTGGAGCCCGTGTGGGGGCTGCTCGCGGAGGCCGGGATCCCGGTGGTCACGCACTGCGGGTCGGGGCCCGCGCCGGGCGCGTACACCGGGCCGGGGCCGATCGGGCGTCTGCTGGCGCGTCATCCCCGGCTGCGGCTGGTCGTCGCGCACTTGGGGATGCCGGAGTACGCGGAGTTCCTGGCGCTGGCGGAGGCGTATCCGGAGGTCCGGCTCGACACGACGATGGCGTTCACCGACTTCAGCGAGGGGCACAGCCCCTTCCCGGCGGCGGAGCGGGGGCGGCTGGCCGACCTCGGGGACCGCGTCCTGCTGGGGACCGACTTCCCGAACATCCCCTACCCGTACGTCCATCAGCTCCACGCGCTGGAGCGGCTCGGGCTGGGGGACGAGTGGTTGCGGGCGGTCTGTTACGGGAACGCCGCCGCGTTGTTCCCCGCTCGCGCGTGA
- a CDS encoding response regulator transcription factor, producing MTTTTSPQGRTELLRPDRTPVRVLVVDDEAPLAELLSMALRYEGWEVRSAGDGAGAVRAARDFRPDAVVLDVMLPDMDGLSALGRLRREYDDVPVLFLTARDAVEDRIAGLTAGGDDYVTKPFSLEEVVARLRGLIRRSGSAVAVGRGESTLTVGDLVLDEDSHEVSRGGDAIHLTATEFELLRFLMRNPRRVLSKAQILDRVWNYDFGGQANVVELYISYLRKKIDAGRTPMIHTRRGAGYLIKPGE from the coding sequence ATGACGACGACGACCTCGCCCCAGGGGCGTACCGAACTGCTCAGGCCGGACCGTACCCCCGTGCGGGTCCTGGTCGTGGACGACGAGGCCCCGCTCGCCGAGCTGCTCTCGATGGCCCTGCGGTACGAGGGGTGGGAGGTGCGCAGCGCCGGGGACGGGGCCGGGGCGGTCCGGGCCGCGCGGGACTTCCGTCCGGACGCGGTGGTCCTGGACGTGATGCTCCCGGACATGGACGGGCTGTCCGCGCTGGGCCGGCTGCGCCGCGAGTACGACGATGTGCCGGTCCTCTTCCTGACCGCCCGGGACGCCGTCGAGGACCGGATCGCGGGACTGACCGCGGGCGGCGACGACTACGTGACCAAGCCGTTCAGCCTGGAGGAGGTCGTGGCCCGGCTGCGCGGGCTCATCCGCCGCTCGGGCTCGGCCGTGGCCGTCGGGCGCGGCGAGTCCACACTGACCGTCGGTGACCTGGTGCTCGACGAGGACAGCCACGAGGTGAGCCGGGGCGGGGACGCGATCCACCTCACGGCCACCGAGTTCGAGCTGCTGCGTTTCCTGATGCGCAATCCGCGCCGGGTGCTCAGCAAGGCGCAGATCCTCGACCGGGTCTGGAACTACGACTTCGGCGGCCAGGCGAACGTCGTCGAGCTCTACATCTCCTATCTCCGTAAGAAGATCGACGCGGGGCGCACGCCGATGATCCACACCCGGCGCGGCGCGGGGTATCTGATCAAGCCCGGTGAGTAG